One stretch of Rhizoctonia solani chromosome 8, complete sequence DNA includes these proteins:
- a CDS encoding tetrapyrrole (Corrin/Porphyrin) methylases: MVRYPEPTRGASLLIALKPTRKPILVVGSGSLAASRIFSALEADADVLIASRGSIRHACEEVQWRVYHGDAEWLDATDAVQDDPDQQQTTFGALLDANPAIQLVCVTDTLNATEALPKRSAASAKAIARACRDRRIWVNVADMPSLCDFTFPATHRFALSSQSTDDPNLRTVDIKGSALQLAVTANGHGCRLASRLKREVVARLPRNVGDAVDNVGRLRLLARSEDEDPEALSSAMTMHDSGVQFFDEDDSSPINKPVPQRSHDESPAERCARRMRWVAQLSEYTPLEQLASMDKAGMKEVLESRLPAKPSGTGKCGRGRSNSPLKSDPTKPPAEPETSIPSRHHLALDPPPRSDPTSGRIILVGSGPGHPALLTRAAHHAITNLATLVLADKLVPGEIMAIIPKHVEVKVAKKYPGNAEHAQDEFIQLAIQGARAGKCVIRLKQGDPYLYGRGGEELLAFQAAEPPLAHPPLVIPGISSALSAPLLSTIPVTQRNVADSLVICTAVGKGGKGGIVWGYERARSLVILMGVARLGELVRCLVTGSSEGAVIGGGGVAKRLVGGLSSTKPVPVVPVAPVPPSTSSAPAQSNSSRPTPTPISTTTTTSTPPPNSTLTSTPQPPSPNPNAPPTPITSPLTLSGPVYPPSTPIAIIERASMPDQRLIATSLDRIERALEREGGGRPPGMIIVGWAVVALAQSQVHSRTPSSPLPPPPPSSSSSSAAPPRDGGILDIKGDGLGAYDETRDRERLERWLGGREYVTREGMEDGWEVFAGLA, translated from the exons ATGGTCCGATATCCAGAGCCGACAAGAGGTGCATCGTTGCTGATCGCACTAAAGCCAACACGGAAGCCGATACTTGTCGTCGGATCGGGATCGCTCGCCGCAAGCCGTATTTTCAGTGCGTTGGAGGCAGATGCGGACGTACTGATTGCCTCGCGAGGCTCTATCCGACACGCATGCGAGGAAGTACAATGGAGAGTCTACCATGGCGATGCGGAATGGCTCGATGCGACCGATGCAGTCCAAGACGATCCGGACCAGCAGCAGACCACGTTCGGAGCCCTACTAGACGCGAATCCCGCCATCCAGCTCGTGTGCGTCACCGATACACTCAATGCCACCGAGGCTCTCCCCAAGCGCTCTGCTGCGTCAGCAAAGGCCATTGCCAGAGCGTGCAGAGACAGACGCATATGGGTCAATGTCGCTGATATGCCGTCCCTCTGTGATTTTACGTTTCCGGCCACACACCGATTCGCTCTTTCCTCCCAGTCCACCGACGATCCCAATTTGCGCACTGTTGATATCAAGGGGTCCGCACTTCAGCTTGCTGTCACTGCCAACGGCCACGGATGCCGCCTCGCCTCTCGTCTCAAACGCGAAGTCGTCGCTCGATTGCCTCGTAATGTCGGGGACGCAGTCGACAATGTCGGCCGACTCAGACTTCTCGCCCGTTCCGAGGATGAAGATCCAGAGGCGCTGAGTTCGGCCATGACCATGCACGACTCGGGCGTGCAATTTTTCGATGAAGATGATTCCAGTCCGATTAATAAGCCCGTTCCCCAGCGGTCTCACGACGAGTCCCCAGCCGAGCGCTGTGCGAGACGTATGAGATGGGTTGCCCAGCTCAGCGAGTATACGCCTCTGGAGCAGCTCGCGAGCATGGACAAGGCGGGAATGAAGGAGGTGCTCGAGTCGCGTCTTCCAGCCAAGCCAAGCGGGACTGGTAAATGCGGACGTGGAAGATCCAATTCGCCGCTCAAGTCGGACCCGACTAAACCCCCCGCGGAGCCAGAAACGAGTATTCCCAGTCGCCATCACCTCGCACTTGACCCGCCCCCTCGCTCCGATCCTACTTCCGGTCGTATCATCCTCGTTGGCTCTGGACCTGGTCACCCTGCGCTCCTTACACGTGCCGCACATCATGCCATCACCAATCTTGCCACACTTGTTCTCGCTGATAAACTCGTCCCCGGAGAAATCATGGCTATTATACCTAAACACGTCGAG GTCAAGGTAGCCAAGAAATACCCGGGCAACGCTGAACACGCCCAAGACGAGTTTATCCAACTTGCCATCCAAGGAGCCAGAGCTGGGAAATGCGTCATCAGA TTGAAACAGGGCGACCCTTACCTCTACGGACGAGGCGGCGAAGAACTCCTCGCGTTCCAAGCCGCCGAACCACCACTCGCGCACCCACCACTCGTGATACCCGGAATCTCATCCGCACTCTCCGCCCCGCTCCTATCCACCATCCCCGTCACCCAGCGCAACGTTGCCGACTCGCTCGTCATTTGCACCGCCGTCGGAAAGGGCGGAAAGGGCGGGATCGTATGGGGCTACGAGCGCGCACGGTCGCTCGTTATTCTCATGGGCGTCGCCAGACTGGGGGAACTTGTTAGGTGCTTGGTCACTGGGAGCAGCGAAGGCGCGGTAATCGGCGGCGGCGGTGTAGCAAAACGGCTAGTTGGCGGGTTGTCAAGTACGAAACCTGTCCCAGTCGTCCCCGTCGCACCTGTGCCTCCTTCAACTTCTTCAGCACCCGCACAATCGAATAGCTCCAGACCCACCCCGACCCCCatctccaccaccaccaccacctcgaCTCCTCCACCCAACTCGACATTGACATCAACACCACAACCTCCCTCTCCAAACCCCAACGCGCCACCCACACCCATCACATCCCCACTCACCCTCTCCGGCCCGGTCTACCCGCCCTCGACGCCCATCGCGATCATCGAACGCGCCTCGATGCCGGACCAAAGGCTCATCGCGACGAGTCTGGACAGGATCGAACGCGCACTGGAGCGCGAGGGCGGCGGGAGACCTCCGGGTATGATTATCGTTGGCTGGGCCGTCGTCGCGCTCGCCCAGAGTCAGGTCCATTCTCGAACGCCATCATCACCAttgccaccaccaccaccatcgtcgtcgtcgtcgtcggcGGCACCGCCAAGAGACGGAGGGATTCTGGATATCAAGGGAGACGGTCTAGGCGCGTACGACGAGACGCGGGATCGGGAGAGACTCGAGCGGTGGTTGGGTGGGAGGGAGTACGTGACTCGTGAGGGCATGGAAGATGGATGGGAGGTGTTTGCCGGTTTGGCGTGA